In Bacillus methanolicus, the following proteins share a genomic window:
- a CDS encoding ABC transporter ATP-binding protein, whose protein sequence is MTTLSAEQLTIGYEDQIIVEQLNLEIPSNQITAIIGPNGCGKSTILKTVARLHPALSGVIYLDGKMIHKTPTKDVAKKMAILPQSPEAPSGLTVYELISYGRTPYQTGFSRLSKHDYEMIDWALEVTGLTNLRDQSVDTLSGGQRQRAWIAMAIAQETNLLLLDEPTTYLDLAHQLEILQLLEKLNQEDGRTIAMVIHDLNHAARFAHHMVALKNGTIVKQGSPEKVMTSEVLKQVFNIDTVIVTDPRTAKPAMISYDLIK, encoded by the coding sequence ATGACCACTCTATCAGCAGAACAGTTGACTATCGGGTACGAGGACCAAATCATTGTTGAACAATTGAATTTGGAAATTCCATCGAATCAAATTACTGCCATTATTGGTCCAAACGGCTGCGGCAAATCGACTATTTTAAAAACAGTGGCACGACTGCATCCGGCATTATCCGGTGTCATTTATTTAGATGGAAAAATGATTCATAAGACACCGACAAAAGATGTTGCGAAAAAGATGGCCATTTTACCTCAGTCACCGGAAGCACCGAGTGGATTGACAGTGTATGAATTAATTTCATATGGACGGACACCATATCAAACAGGATTTTCACGACTCAGTAAACATGATTACGAAATGATTGATTGGGCGCTTGAGGTTACCGGACTAACCAATCTTCGAGACCAGTCTGTTGATACGCTGTCAGGCGGCCAAAGACAACGAGCTTGGATTGCGATGGCGATTGCGCAAGAAACGAATTTATTACTATTAGACGAGCCAACAACGTATTTAGATTTAGCTCATCAATTAGAGATTTTACAGCTCCTGGAAAAATTAAATCAAGAAGATGGACGGACGATTGCGATGGTCATTCATGATTTGAACCATGCTGCCCGTTTTGCACATCACATGGTTGCTCTTAAGAACGGAACGATTGTAAAACAAGGATCACCGGAAAAAGTCATGACGTCCGAAGTACTTAAACAAGTATTTAATATTGATACAGTGATTGTTACGGATCCCAGAACAGCGAAACCGGCCATGATTTCATATGATTTAATAAAATAG